One region of Oculatellaceae cyanobacterium genomic DNA includes:
- a CDS encoding NADH-quinone oxidoreductase subunit M: protein MLSALIWLPLLSAVFLVFLPQTIPSKIIRQISLGITVGVLILSLIIAFQFKAEDAGFQFSEFIPWIESLGLTYKLGVDGLSLPLVVLNSLLTCIAIYSSEESINRPRFYYALLLVLNASVTGAFVAQDLLLFFLFYEVELIPLYLLIAIWGGQRRGYAATKFLIYTAISGILILASFFGLVLISGSSTFETEQLYATSLPLATQLLLLSGLLVGFGIKIPLVPFHTWLPDAHVEASTPISVLLAGVLLKLGTYGLLRFGLGLFPEAWAVVAPWLASWAVVSVLYGAFNAIAQKDIKKMVAYSSVGHMGYILLAAAAATPLSIIGAVFQMVSHGLISAMLFLLVGVVYKKAKTRDLDALEGLLNPERGLPMIGSLMVLGVMASAGIPGMVGFISEFLIFRGSYPVFPTQTLLSMIGTGLTAVYFLLLVNRAFFGRLSKQVENMPPVQWSDRIPAIILAVLIVAFGLQPNWLLRWSEPTMTAMMAKSSAIAHVMSVVSSSENLP, encoded by the coding sequence ATGCTCAGTGCCTTGATTTGGTTGCCACTATTATCGGCGGTATTTCTGGTTTTTTTGCCCCAGACAATCCCCTCGAAAATTATCCGTCAAATATCTTTAGGTATTACTGTCGGTGTATTGATTTTGTCGCTAATAATTGCTTTTCAGTTTAAAGCAGAAGATGCGGGTTTTCAGTTTTCTGAATTTATTCCTTGGATTGAATCTCTCGGATTAACCTACAAACTCGGTGTTGATGGCTTATCTTTGCCGTTGGTAGTGTTAAATTCTTTGCTTACCTGCATTGCTATCTATAGCTCAGAGGAGTCTATTAACCGCCCTCGGTTCTATTACGCTTTACTGTTAGTGTTGAATGCTAGTGTCACAGGGGCTTTCGTAGCGCAGGATTTGCTGCTGTTTTTCCTGTTTTACGAGGTGGAACTAATTCCCCTGTATCTATTAATTGCTATCTGGGGCGGTCAACGTCGTGGGTATGCTGCAACAAAGTTCCTGATTTATACAGCTATTTCGGGAATTTTGATTTTAGCATCTTTCTTTGGCTTAGTTCTGATTAGTGGTTCTAGCACGTTTGAAACAGAACAGCTATATGCTACCTCTCTACCTTTAGCAACGCAGTTATTGCTACTTTCAGGGTTGCTAGTAGGATTTGGCATAAAAATTCCTTTAGTTCCTTTCCATACCTGGCTACCTGATGCTCACGTTGAAGCTTCAACGCCAATTTCTGTATTGTTGGCTGGTGTGCTGTTGAAGTTGGGAACTTATGGTTTACTCAGGTTTGGATTAGGGTTATTCCCCGAAGCTTGGGCAGTTGTAGCTCCTTGGTTGGCTAGTTGGGCGGTAGTAAGTGTACTATATGGTGCATTTAATGCGATCGCTCAAAAAGATATCAAAAAAATGGTCGCTTATAGCTCTGTGGGTCACATGGGCTATATTTTATTAGCTGCTGCTGCTGCAACTCCTTTAAGTATTATTGGCGCAGTTTTCCAAATGGTTAGTCACGGCTTAATCTCAGCAATGTTATTTTTGCTGGTAGGCGTGGTTTACAAAAAGGCAAAAACTCGTGATTTGGATGCGCTTGAGGGTTTACTCAATCCAGAACGAGGCTTACCAATGATTGGTAGTCTGATGGTTTTAGGGGTAATGGCTAGCGCGGGTATCCCTGGAATGGTGGGTTTTATTTCAGAATTTTTGATTTTTAGGGGGAGTTACCCAGTTTTCCCCACTCAAACACTTTTATCTATGATCGGTACAGGTTTAACAGCAGTTTACTTTTTACTGTTGGTTAATCGGGCATTTTTTGGGCGACTTTCTAAACAAGTCGAAAATATGCCTCCTGTACAGTGGTCAGACCGGATACCTGCGATCATTTTAGCTGTGCTGATCGTGGCTTTTGGATTACAACCGAATTGGTTACTACGTTGGAGTGAGCCAACAATGACAGCAATGATGGCAAAATCGAGTGCGATCGCACACGTAATGAGTGTAGTTAGCAGTTCTGAAAATCTCCCTTAA
- a CDS encoding CO2 hydration protein — MTSTSFKSSTHPMSKYVQHLISGGALLPDTPDNLLEVVGILKSYGVVLDAYYKNLIYIADHQFLELFPFFKYFNGVITLDKLLHHWGHDRINFEYAEYCMKTMMWHGGGGLDDYLDSEEFRSRSQPAIQSKIKNNFPIRALNSIFPDFLPEQVRQQAYYSALGQFWNVMSEMFLTLSDKYDRQEITSIPDVVQHILDGLVAAANVPITYKVNIKGQEYEIIPESAGLTFLKDTAVPYVEAVFFRGTPFPGTVSYNAQAQQISPELNRFEYGALYADPLPIGGAGIPPTLLMQDMRHYLPDYLHKFYSATLRGEDDLRVQICISFQKSMFCVTTAAILGLAPYPINTTNSSQQQANQVYLEGWLDRLESSRLDIVNS; from the coding sequence ATGACAAGCACTAGCTTCAAATCTTCCACTCACCCAATGTCTAAGTATGTTCAGCACTTAATATCTGGGGGGGCGCTGCTTCCTGATACACCAGATAACCTGCTCGAAGTTGTCGGCATTTTGAAAAGTTATGGTGTAGTTCTGGATGCGTACTACAAAAATCTCATCTACATTGCTGACCATCAATTTTTAGAACTTTTTCCCTTTTTTAAATACTTCAATGGTGTAATAACTTTAGACAAGTTATTACACCATTGGGGACATGACCGCATCAATTTTGAGTATGCTGAATACTGCATGAAAACTATGATGTGGCATGGTGGCGGCGGTTTGGATGATTACTTAGATTCAGAGGAATTTAGATCGCGATCGCAACCAGCAATTCAATCTAAAATTAAAAACAACTTCCCCATCAGAGCATTAAACAGCATTTTTCCAGATTTTTTACCCGAACAAGTGCGCCAACAAGCTTATTACAGCGCCCTTGGTCAATTCTGGAATGTAATGAGCGAAATGTTTCTTACCTTATCAGATAAGTACGATCGCCAAGAAATTACCTCTATCCCCGATGTAGTTCAGCATATTCTAGATGGTTTAGTTGCTGCCGCCAACGTACCGATCACCTATAAGGTAAACATTAAAGGTCAGGAATATGAAATCATTCCTGAGTCTGCTGGTTTAACTTTCCTTAAAGATACAGCCGTCCCTTATGTAGAAGCCGTTTTCTTCAGAGGTACGCCTTTCCCAGGTACAGTTTCCTACAACGCTCAAGCTCAACAAATTTCTCCAGAACTGAATAGATTTGAATACGGTGCATTATATGCCGATCCTTTACCCATTGGTGGTGCTGGAATTCCACCAACTCTGCTAATGCAGGATATGCGCCACTACCTCCCAGACTATCTGCACAAATTTTATAGTGCGACTCTTCGGGGAGAAGATGATTTGCGCGTGCAAATTTGTATCAGTTTCCAAAAGTCGATGTTTTGCGTGACTACTGCCGCTATTTTAGGACTCGCACCTTATCCGATCAATACAACTAATAGCTCTCAACAGCAAGCTAACCAAGTTTACTTAGAAGGTTGGTTGGATAGATTAGAATCTTCACGCTTGGATATCGTTAATAGTTAA
- a CDS encoding iron uptake porin: MILLRNSTNFLCNCLIYIISAATLASGATALPTAETLLDRTPSDSSTEVSKTKTEIKTPILDERQEKKSDQVDDEQMDVNPTENQPSAAPSPKTIPINQPDVNDLNYFNNSDPESLEFSQVTSVSQLSDVQPTDWAFQALQSIVERYGCLAGYPNGTFRGNTVLTRYEFAAGLNACLEQVRKLISNSTTTNTVNTEDLATLERLKTEFTAEVTTLKDRVNTLEERTAQLQANRFSTTSRLFGSVRFQANEFFSGQGNTEANLQYNVFLGVISSFTGRDLLITGFASTNAELPELVTNNAGRNVGSTREGTSDTAAPGSTGNLLRMISLSYQFPVSDKLSVTLIGGDRFRFNPVSLPRYLPYYQVGAGPVSAFAESPPIYGLGAGSGISLSYKILKNTELTLTYLAAFAGQSNSGSGLFNGDYVAAAQLNYNPSRSFFLQGLYQHGYFGTRNIGFGGIGNFAFNNAQFFRGNGFIGTALANRFDDEGVFFSEASSVSSNGYHVGGYYAISSRFIVGGWVDLINARLLGKGDANIWTYSIQAAFPDLFKPGNLGGLVVGMEPTLTGLRRGDKFVGGFDKDTSLHLEAYYRHQLTNNISLTPSVIWITAPNQDQDNEDIVIGGLRTTFSF, encoded by the coding sequence ATGATTTTGTTGAGAAATAGCACTAATTTTTTATGTAATTGTTTAATTTATATAATTTCAGCAGCTACTTTAGCATCTGGAGCAACAGCACTACCTACAGCCGAAACCTTATTAGATAGAACACCAAGCGACTCCAGTACAGAAGTTTCTAAGACTAAAACTGAAATTAAAACTCCTATATTAGATGAACGACAGGAGAAAAAGTCAGATCAAGTTGACGATGAGCAAATGGATGTCAATCCTACGGAAAATCAACCATCGGCTGCTCCTTCTCCGAAAACAATTCCTATCAATCAGCCAGATGTTAACGATTTAAATTATTTCAATAACTCTGATCCAGAAAGCCTAGAGTTTTCTCAAGTAACCTCAGTTTCTCAACTTTCTGATGTGCAACCAACAGACTGGGCTTTCCAAGCTTTACAGTCTATAGTCGAACGCTATGGTTGTCTTGCGGGCTATCCTAACGGTACATTTAGGGGAAATACAGTTTTAACACGATATGAATTTGCTGCGGGTTTAAATGCCTGTTTAGAACAAGTCAGGAAACTTATTAGTAATAGTACTACTACGAATACAGTCAATACAGAAGACTTAGCTACCCTAGAACGGCTGAAAACAGAATTTACGGCAGAAGTTACAACCTTAAAAGACCGCGTAAATACCCTAGAAGAACGTACCGCGCAATTGCAAGCAAATAGGTTTTCCACTACCAGTAGATTGTTTGGAAGTGTACGGTTTCAAGCTAATGAGTTTTTTTCAGGTCAAGGAAATACTGAAGCAAACTTGCAATATAATGTTTTTCTTGGTGTTATTTCTAGCTTTACTGGTAGGGATTTATTAATAACTGGTTTCGCATCAACAAACGCAGAGCTTCCTGAATTAGTAACTAATAATGCTGGTAGAAATGTTGGTTCAACACGCGAAGGTACAAGTGATACCGCTGCCCCAGGATCAACAGGTAACTTGTTGAGAATGATCAGCTTAAGTTATCAATTTCCTGTTAGTGATAAATTAAGTGTTACTCTGATTGGTGGTGATAGATTTAGATTCAATCCAGTTTCATTACCAAGATATTTACCTTATTATCAAGTTGGTGCTGGTCCTGTTTCAGCTTTTGCTGAATCTCCGCCTATTTATGGATTAGGAGCAGGATCTGGTATTTCCTTAAGCTACAAAATACTGAAAAATACTGAACTAACCTTGACTTACCTAGCAGCCTTTGCTGGTCAGTCAAATTCAGGAAGCGGCTTGTTCAATGGTGATTACGTTGCCGCTGCCCAACTAAATTATAATCCCAGCCGTAGCTTTTTCTTACAAGGTTTATATCAACACGGTTACTTTGGCACCCGTAACATAGGCTTTGGGGGAATTGGAAATTTTGCATTTAATAATGCACAGTTTTTTAGAGGTAATGGTTTTATAGGTACTGCCCTAGCCAACCGATTTGATGATGAAGGCGTATTCTTTTCTGAGGCATCTTCAGTTTCTAGCAACGGTTATCATGTAGGTGGTTACTATGCAATATCTTCTAGATTCATAGTAGGTGGATGGGTTGACTTAATTAATGCTAGGTTACTGGGCAAGGGCGATGCTAACATTTGGACTTATTCAATTCAAGCTGCGTTTCCTGATTTGTTTAAGCCAGGAAATTTAGGTGGATTAGTTGTAGGCATGGAACCGACTCTTACAGGTTTAAGAAGAGGAGATAAATTTGTTGGAGGATTCGACAAGGATACATCGCTGCATCTTGAGGCTTATTATAGACATCAGCTAACGAATAATATTTCGCTAACACCTTCTGTTATTTGGATTACGGCTCCTAACCAAGATCAAGATAATGAAGACATTGTGATTGGTGGATTAAGAACTACGTTTAGCTTTTAA
- a CDS encoding EthD domain-containing protein has protein sequence MVLALRRSGIRKTDYSSRDQKGKAVFYVLLWKRKGISLELFDDYWRDVHGPVCARLPGQHQYWQFHLAHNEGGLWPEISGINYTTPAESQFDGIAELTFETEADRQTWFEAAAILMDDEHNLFSQAIGYNTSPGNSVTYLDGIETGDPNGNLGILKFHVMVRKADGVSVDAFRRYMKETFAPTVAASDSVLKLRLHLFEEVDNTRPDAAGVSHSEPADKQYQAAFEIAFANHLEMETFFASQEYAQAVKEQAKYVAKLFPFPERDPYTFVYESQMTLAGQRSSTVADLITRIGATNQLKEDIVSLMLNQKLTLSTSNNSGNTSNGNLAKKAGKTRQNFYKDLSADYSRPGLVSSYQAKNLIEEAEKYVAMKERTLPQISADYTIEQIEQENKDWWPTHCEALRQGRGDILTGEYRDDLVYLCQDGPYFGLNEQKEREKHWWALIAQPGVTMCWPIVMFHGEVTYFEWKCVDDETNETIAKGNVTWVRRGHRGACYLKTEQLTFYRDVFAANELLTLITTA, from the coding sequence ATGGTACTAGCTCTCAGAAGATCGGGAATTAGAAAGACAGATTATTCAAGCCGCGACCAAAAGGGCAAAGCTGTCTTTTATGTCCTACTTTGGAAAAGAAAAGGCATATCCTTAGAATTGTTTGATGATTACTGGAGAGACGTTCATGGCCCAGTATGCGCCCGCCTCCCAGGTCAGCATCAATACTGGCAGTTCCACCTCGCTCATAACGAGGGTGGCTTGTGGCCAGAAATTTCAGGAATCAATTACACGACGCCAGCAGAATCTCAATTTGATGGGATTGCAGAACTAACTTTTGAAACCGAAGCCGACCGTCAAACTTGGTTTGAAGCGGCTGCAATTTTGATGGATGACGAGCATAACTTATTTAGCCAAGCTATAGGGTACAATACTAGCCCTGGAAATTCAGTAACTTATTTAGACGGGATTGAAACAGGCGATCCCAACGGAAATTTGGGTATTCTCAAATTTCATGTGATGGTTCGCAAAGCTGATGGTGTGAGTGTTGATGCCTTTCGTCGCTACATGAAAGAGACTTTTGCTCCCACAGTTGCCGCCAGTGACTCAGTGCTAAAACTGCGATTGCATTTATTTGAGGAAGTAGACAATACACGACCCGATGCCGCCGGAGTGTCTCATTCGGAACCAGCAGACAAGCAATATCAAGCAGCTTTTGAAATTGCTTTCGCAAATCATCTAGAAATGGAAACGTTCTTTGCCTCCCAAGAATATGCTCAAGCAGTCAAAGAACAGGCTAAGTATGTTGCTAAACTATTTCCTTTTCCAGAACGCGATCCCTATACCTTCGTCTATGAAAGTCAGATGACCCTTGCAGGTCAGCGTAGTTCCACAGTAGCTGATCTGATCACAAGAATTGGAGCAACTAACCAGTTAAAGGAAGATATAGTTTCCTTGATGCTTAACCAAAAACTCACGCTTTCAACTTCAAATAATTCGGGAAATACTTCTAACGGAAATTTAGCGAAAAAAGCGGGCAAAACTCGCCAAAATTTCTATAAAGATTTATCAGCCGATTATTCTCGACCTGGTTTAGTTAGCAGCTACCAAGCTAAAAACTTGATTGAAGAAGCTGAAAAATATGTGGCGATGAAAGAGAGAACGCTGCCACAAATTTCTGCTGATTATACCATCGAACAAATTGAGCAAGAAAACAAAGATTGGTGGCCCACTCATTGTGAGGCATTAAGGCAAGGGCGCGGAGATATATTAACAGGAGAATACCGCGACGATTTAGTTTACTTGTGCCAAGATGGGCCTTATTTCGGTTTAAATGAGCAAAAAGAGCGTGAAAAACATTGGTGGGCATTAATTGCACAGCCTGGTGTAACTATGTGTTGGCCAATTGTGATGTTTCACGGTGAAGTCACCTACTTTGAGTGGAAGTGTGTAGACGACGAAACCAACGAAACAATAGCCAAGGGAAATGTCACTTGGGTTCGTCGTGGACACAGAGGTGCTTGCTACCTCAAAACTGAGCAATTAACTTTCTATCGCGATGTGTTTGCTGCTAATGAATTATTAACTTTGATCACTACTGCTTGA
- a CDS encoding NAD(P)H-quinone oxidoreductase subunit F: MTEFLTHVSWWVPLYGFIGAILTLPWSTGIVRRTGPRPAAYFNVLMTVLALIHGSIVFRSTWNQDSQELMFNWLQVADLNLSFAVDISSVSVGAMELITGLSLLAQIFALGYMEKDWALARFFGLMGFFEGAISGLAISNSLFLSYGLLELLTLSTYLLVGFWYAQPLVVTAARDAFLTKRVGDVLLLMGVVVLATQAGSLNFNDLYEWAETANLPPLTANLLGLALIAGPIGKCAQFPLHLWLDEAMEGPNPASILRNSVVVSCGAYVLIKLQPILNISPLALTTLVVVGTMTAIGASLVAIAQIDIKRALSHSTSAFLGLVFIAVGMQWTDFALLILFTHAIAKALLFMSIGSIIATTSNQNLTEMGGLWSKMPATTIAFLVGSAGLIGLTPLGSFWALERGLDAFWTSQSWIVAVILLVNCLTAINLTRVFRLAFLGKSQPKTRRAPEVPWPMAVPMVTLTITTLLVPLMMQSLSLLPDWNYINRSAVVLLMLSGLVGTVLGAVLELRRNWSRSMQRSIRFVQDLLAYDFYIDRLYRVSVVLVVERLSKFNAWIDQYVVDGAVNLVGLATIFSGQGLRYIGSGQSQFYIVTILLGISLLTAIFSWPFLQALGFDPFAF, translated from the coding sequence ATGACAGAATTTCTCACCCATGTAAGTTGGTGGGTTCCTTTGTATGGCTTTATTGGTGCGATTTTGACCCTACCTTGGTCTACAGGCATCGTCCGTCGTACAGGCCCCCGACCAGCAGCGTACTTTAATGTGTTGATGACGGTCTTGGCGTTGATTCATGGCTCAATTGTATTTAGATCGACATGGAACCAAGACTCTCAAGAGTTGATGTTTAATTGGTTACAAGTAGCGGATTTAAACCTATCGTTTGCTGTAGACATCTCTAGTGTGAGTGTCGGGGCAATGGAATTGATCACTGGTTTAAGTTTGTTGGCGCAAATCTTTGCTTTGGGATACATGGAGAAGGATTGGGCATTAGCCCGCTTCTTTGGTCTGATGGGATTTTTTGAAGGGGCAATTAGTGGGTTGGCAATTAGTAACTCTTTGTTTTTGAGTTATGGTTTGCTAGAATTACTTACGCTTTCTACCTATTTATTAGTTGGCTTTTGGTATGCTCAACCTTTGGTGGTGACAGCAGCGCGAGATGCGTTTTTAACTAAACGGGTAGGAGATGTGTTGCTGCTGATGGGGGTGGTAGTATTAGCAACTCAAGCAGGTAGCTTAAATTTTAATGATTTGTATGAGTGGGCGGAAACAGCGAATTTGCCACCTCTGACAGCGAATTTGTTGGGGTTAGCATTGATTGCGGGGCCGATAGGGAAGTGCGCTCAATTTCCTTTGCATCTTTGGTTAGATGAGGCAATGGAGGGGCCAAACCCAGCATCAATTTTGCGTAACTCTGTAGTTGTGTCCTGTGGTGCTTATGTGCTGATTAAGCTTCAGCCTATTCTGAATATTTCACCTTTAGCTTTGACAACTCTGGTTGTAGTAGGTACGATGACGGCTATTGGTGCTTCGTTAGTGGCGATCGCACAAATTGATATTAAGCGAGCTTTATCCCATTCCACTAGCGCGTTCTTGGGGTTGGTATTCATTGCAGTAGGAATGCAATGGACAGATTTTGCTTTGTTAATCCTATTTACTCATGCGATCGCCAAAGCTCTGCTGTTCATGAGCATTGGTTCAATAATTGCTACCACCAGCAACCAAAACCTCACAGAAATGGGTGGTTTGTGGTCAAAAATGCCAGCAACTACTATCGCCTTTTTAGTTGGATCAGCAGGATTAATTGGGCTAACTCCACTAGGTAGTTTTTGGGCTTTAGAAAGAGGACTTGATGCTTTTTGGACTAGCCAATCTTGGATAGTTGCAGTTATATTGCTGGTTAACTGTTTGACTGCAATCAATTTAACGCGCGTCTTTCGTTTAGCATTTTTAGGGAAATCTCAGCCGAAAACGAGAAGAGCGCCAGAAGTTCCTTGGCCAATGGCTGTACCAATGGTGACTTTAACTATCACTACCCTGTTAGTTCCCTTAATGATGCAGAGCTTATCTCTGTTACCAGACTGGAATTATATTAATCGATCAGCCGTTGTACTGCTAATGTTATCTGGCTTAGTCGGTACAGTATTGGGTGCAGTGCTTGAGTTGCGTAGAAATTGGTCAAGGTCTATGCAAAGAAGTATCAGATTTGTGCAAGACTTATTGGCTTATGACTTTTACATTGATCGACTTTACCGCGTCAGTGTCGTTTTGGTAGTTGAGCGACTGTCCAAATTTAATGCTTGGATAGATCAGTATGTAGTAGATGGAGCGGTTAATTTAGTCGGTCTAGCTACTATTTTTAGTGGACAAGGCTTGAGATACATTGGCTCCGGTCAGTCGCAGTTTTATATTGTGACTATTCTGTTAGGAATTAGTTTGCTAACTGCAATCTTTAGCTGGCCATTTTTACAAGCTTTAGGATTCGATCCATTTGCTTTTTGA
- a CDS encoding EthD domain-containing protein: MTNDQAYKNAVLDDKELQQGLKSINPKFGDFVTRVAGEAWGLPLIDQKTKALIAIAIDVVNQGHRGAGNPFPAHVNMAIQQGVTREEIEELLLFMCAYAGFNKVAGCFGALNEIFQPSSFGERKSKMVLAATNNTDYSARDLKGKVAFYVLLWKRQGINLELFDNYWKDVHGPVCARLPGQYQYWQFHLAHNEGGIWPNQAGIEYTCEDEDQFDGIAELTFESEADRQTWFKAAAILMDDEHNVFSKAIGYNTSFGNSKTYVDKLEIGDPNGALDVVKFHVMVKKADAVSVAEFRKYMTDSFASAIAQSELVMKYRLHLFEEVDNSRPDAFGVAHSEPPEKNYQAAFEIAFANHLEMEKFFTSKEYASAVKDQTKYVKQLLPFPERTVHTFVYNAKMTLAGQRSSKVAQLINDIGATNQLQEDVVSLMSGQQKGKSSLGHYLQGVQHFGITVYDMAKAMEFYTEVLGGKVALLGNGFTGSVLQNTLFQKEEIDSIEKAIEIKSLGVPNLEDGLHEALDVRFISFGNTAVELIHFRDAKLNPNAPNVFQKVPSSVGYANVSHLSFHVKDDVDLNQFAKMLEEECQARGLTEVVCNGIIHVKSHEERRNLALKYAANKFWNEPEYFVEGYSDSDFGDFHGWSLFYCKGPNGEQLEFNQVTRTAKDNFKRAQKEYNEANKTNFQWVHNTATTTNTTAENLTNKDEVMTEQTWDWPHTKKWPKFSGKRIDIIKKMFLAGESINVHNFVQFYTDDALYQFGNFPVVYGPQAIKDSSAGFIEKCEGVHHHINNIWEVGEDTAVVEMDVTYIRHDGKVFTLPCCDTIRFKGDKIQELRIFMDITPVFAD; this comes from the coding sequence ATGACAAATGATCAAGCCTACAAAAACGCCGTTCTTGATGACAAAGAACTTCAACAGGGTTTAAAAAGCATCAATCCCAAATTTGGTGATTTTGTTACTCGTGTAGCAGGTGAAGCATGGGGTTTGCCATTAATTGACCAAAAGACGAAAGCTCTAATTGCGATCGCCATTGATGTTGTCAATCAAGGGCATAGAGGTGCGGGTAATCCTTTTCCAGCCCACGTGAATATGGCTATACAGCAAGGAGTTACCCGTGAGGAAATCGAGGAACTGCTGTTATTCATGTGTGCTTATGCGGGATTCAATAAAGTAGCAGGTTGCTTTGGCGCACTGAATGAAATTTTTCAGCCAAGTAGTTTTGGAGAAAGGAAATCCAAAATGGTATTAGCAGCAACGAACAACACCGATTATTCAGCACGCGATCTCAAAGGAAAAGTAGCCTTCTACGTTCTCCTGTGGAAAAGACAAGGAATAAATTTAGAGCTTTTTGATAACTACTGGAAAGACGTTCACGGGCCAGTCTGTGCCAGACTGCCTGGACAATATCAATATTGGCAGTTTCACCTAGCTCATAACGAAGGCGGCATTTGGCCAAATCAAGCAGGCATAGAATACACCTGTGAAGATGAAGATCAATTTGATGGTATAGCGGAACTCACTTTTGAAAGTGAAGCCGACCGTCAGACATGGTTTAAAGCCGCCGCCATTCTGATGGATGACGAACACAACGTATTTAGCAAAGCCATAGGATACAACACCAGCTTTGGTAATTCCAAAACCTATGTAGATAAGTTAGAAATAGGCGATCCCAACGGAGCGTTAGATGTCGTGAAGTTCCACGTCATGGTCAAAAAAGCCGATGCCGTGAGTGTGGCTGAGTTCCGCAAATACATGACAGACAGCTTTGCAAGTGCGATCGCCCAAAGCGAACTTGTCATGAAATATAGACTGCACTTATTTGAGGAAGTAGACAATTCGCGACCCGATGCCTTTGGGGTAGCTCATTCAGAACCTCCAGAAAAGAATTATCAGGCTGCATTTGAAATTGCTTTTGCTAATCATCTAGAAATGGAAAAGTTCTTTACTTCAAAAGAATATGCTTCTGCGGTTAAAGACCAGACCAAATATGTAAAACAGCTTTTACCATTTCCAGAGCGAACGGTTCACACTTTTGTTTACAATGCCAAAATGACCCTAGCAGGTCAAAGGAGTTCCAAAGTGGCGCAACTAATTAACGACATAGGAGCGACTAATCAACTGCAAGAGGATGTAGTTTCTCTGATGAGTGGGCAGCAAAAAGGTAAGTCGAGTTTAGGTCATTACCTACAAGGTGTACAACACTTCGGGATCACCGTTTATGACATGGCAAAAGCTATGGAATTTTATACGGAAGTGTTAGGCGGAAAAGTCGCACTATTAGGAAATGGATTTACTGGTTCTGTACTGCAAAATACTCTTTTTCAAAAAGAAGAAATAGATTCAATAGAAAAAGCTATTGAGATCAAAAGTCTTGGAGTTCCTAATTTAGAAGATGGTTTGCACGAAGCACTTGATGTCCGATTTATTTCTTTTGGAAATACTGCCGTAGAACTCATTCATTTCCGAGATGCTAAGTTAAACCCAAATGCTCCTAATGTTTTCCAAAAAGTACCCTCAAGCGTGGGTTATGCGAATGTCTCACACCTCTCTTTTCACGTAAAAGATGATGTGGATCTCAATCAGTTCGCCAAGATGTTGGAAGAAGAATGTCAAGCACGAGGGCTGACTGAAGTTGTTTGTAACGGTATTATCCACGTCAAGTCCCACGAGGAAAGAAGAAATCTGGCACTCAAGTATGCTGCCAACAAATTCTGGAACGAACCAGAATATTTTGTGGAAGGTTACTCTGATTCAGATTTTGGAGATTTTCACGGATGGTCATTATTTTACTGTAAAGGGCCTAATGGCGAGCAACTTGAGTTTAACCAAGTAACTCGTACAGCCAAAGACAATTTTAAACGAGCCCAAAAGGAATATAACGAAGCCAACAAAACAAACTTTCAGTGGGTTCATAATACGGCGACTACAACAAATACCACAGCAGAAAATTTAACCAACAAGGATGAAGTTATGACAGAACAAACATGGGATTGGCCACACACTAAAAAATGGCCAAAGTTTTCTGGAAAAAGAATAGACATCATTAAAAAGATGTTCCTGGCTGGTGAGTCAATAAATGTTCATAATTTCGTTCAGTTTTACACTGATGATGCTCTTTATCAGTTTGGCAACTTTCCTGTTGTCTATGGCCCACAAGCCATTAAAGATTCTTCTGCTGGTTTTATAGAAAAGTGTGAAGGCGTACACCATCACATTAACAATATTTGGGAGGTGGGAGAAGACACTGCGGTCGTCGAAATGGATGTCACTTATATCCGTCATGACGGCAAAGTATTCACACTTCCCTGCTGTGACACTATTCGCTTCAAGGGTGACAAAATTCAGGAACTACGAATCTTCATGGACATCACTCCAGTATTCGCTGACTAA
- a CDS encoding carboxymuconolactone decarboxylase family protein encodes MEYKNAVLNDLALQEGLKAINPKFGDFCTRVAGEAWGLPLIDQKTKALITIAIDVVNQDHVGPGNPFGAHVNMAIQQGATREEIEELLLFTCVYAGFNKAAGCFGALNEILGS; translated from the coding sequence ATGGAATATAAAAATGCGGTTTTGAATGATCTAGCACTGCAAGAAGGCTTAAAAGCCATCAACCCGAAGTTTGGAGATTTTTGCACTCGTGTAGCAGGCGAAGCTTGGGGATTACCATTAATTGACCAAAAAACAAAAGCTTTAATAACAATTGCTATTGATGTTGTTAATCAAGATCATGTAGGCCCAGGGAATCCTTTTGGCGCTCATGTAAATATGGCTATTCAGCAAGGGGCTACTCGTGAGGAAATCGAGGAGTTGTTGTTGTTTACGTGCGTTTATGCAGGCTTTAATAAAGCAGCAGGTTGTTTTGGCGCATTGAATGAAATTTTAGGTTCATGA